The Denticeps clupeoides chromosome 1, fDenClu1.1, whole genome shotgun sequence genome segment CGTCTAAACCCAGCTCCCAGAGCCGAGGAGGAAGACTCCAGCTGTGCCCCCCCTCGCTCCCCCGTACACGTGGTGCTCGCTCCAACTCTCTACACAAAGACGATTTTCATACACTTTCTCTTAGTTCCTGGTGAAGGTTGACTTCTCCATTTCATGTTCCCATTTATACTATCTGGTATCTTTAATTTGGGGATTTGTCCAGTCCTCCCAGCCTTATTGTCTCAGACTTCCCTTTGTGAACCACTGGTCTTCTGGGCAGACACGTCACAGTGTCAAACACTCTTTCTACTTATTGTACTCCATTTATGCTTCATTTAACTGATTGAGCTGAACCAGCCAGACTTCACTGATTAAAGGGCCAGATCTACAGTGACACAGGGTAACAGGATTTGTAAGGTTAAGTCCACACTTGTGACTGGGTCAGCTGGTCGATAGCCAAATTCACCAGCCCGTAATCTGGTACCATCCTAGATGTTCCTCTAGGTACATGTTGACATGAGAGCATGAACAAACTATAGTAATCGATTAATTCACCagtcacaaaaaaagacagaccaCTACAAATCGTGGCATTTTATCAGGTTGGAAAATGCAGAGATGTGGTTCTGAGGGCCCCATATCACAGAAGCCGCACTACATCTTTAACTTGGAATAAGGTTTTTCATTATAATCATATTTCTTCAGAAGTTAGAATAGTGTTTCACAAACTCCAGGCATAGACATATGTGGTAACCTGACATAAAATGTCATGCCTTCAGTGGAGATGGTGACTGATGTTCATTTTGAAGACCATTTATGTCTTGTAAACCATcaccaggcagtggtggcctagcagttaaggaagcggccctgtagtcagaagttgccggttcaaatccatccccacacactgctccccgggcgcctttcatggctgcccactgctcacaaagggggaagcagaggacacattacgaTTCGATTTCTGCCTTGATGGCAGAACAATTTTCAGATCAGTAGCTTTTTCTTTAATACATCTCGCTTTTGGTTGGCTTGGTTTAATTGCGCACCATATTTTCACGGGTTTCATCCGGAGGTCCACAGTTCCACTGAAGTCCAAGAAACAAAACATTGTGTTCACTATATTATGCAGGTATGCCAGAAATGGTATTTTAATTCTTGATGAGGGATTAAGTCAGCAtttatttacggcatttatcagacgcccttatccagagcaactttaagtcagtagttacagggacagcccccccccccagagcaattcagggttaagtgtcctgctcagggacacaatggtagtaagtgggatttgaacctgggtcttctggttcataagcgagtgtgttactcccTGTGCTggttaggctactaccaccctatttggGCTTCTGCGTCCATATTTTCGCTAAGCCTTGCTTTTACAGAAAGCGCCTCTAAAACGCCGAATGGACCGTCTGGGAAAGGCGCAGGCCGGGTGCAGAAGTAACGGAGCCGCGGACCCCGGTCCCCGACCTGGGgaggccgggccgggccgggccgggcgcCGCCGAGGGTCCCCGCCAACTCACCACGAGGGCGCACGTGGCGCTCCGTGATTCCGCCctcctccccctctttctccgtcttcttttcctctgctttttattACGGCTCCATTAAAGCCCGCCAGCCCCCTCGCTCCGGCCCAGCTGTGGCGCGGAGAAGAAAGCGCGCCTCTCTGCGCCGTGGCGCCGCGCCACGCCGCCTGCTGCCCGGCCATTTAAATCGTTTAATTCGTGTTGGCGGGGGGAGTTGACGGACGTGGATGTTAAAGAAAGGGGACGCCGAGTAGAGGCGAGGGAAGCCGAGCGCGATTCCGCTCCATTCATCAGCTTCCGGTAGCGGACGTCACGACACAAACGACGCGTGTACGCGGCGCGTCCCCGCTCGCTCCTTTTGTTCCGCGGCTGCCGGGGTTGAACAATGGGGGGGTCGGCAGGTACGCGAATGTGGGTCAGTTCCAGATTTCGCTCGTGTCGCCGAGGCGAATCGTGGCACTGGGGCGCGCGGCTGTCACCTGCATTATTACCGGGACGGGACGCGAACATGCCGATTAACGGGAGAGAAGTCATTACCTCGCAGTCGTAAAGCTCCGTCAGCTGGTCGATAATCCACTCCTCCAGATTCAGCCGCTTCCTCAGCTCCTTGCGGTCGTATTTGACGGTCACCCTGCCCTGCTTGCGCACCGGCGTCTCCGGTTCTTCGTTCCCCGGGGGCGTCTGGAAGTAGACGCGGGGCTGGGGGCTCGATTCCGGGCTGGTGACTGCGGCCATGCTCGCTCGGCGTCTGTGCGCTCCGTGTGAGACTCggggacggacggacggactcTCCTTCACGCCGCGATGCCGACCGGGTTTTGGTTTTTTTGAAGTCTGCTATTGTCCGCGTCGTGCCGGCTTGCAAGGCATTTGGTGAAAATATGGAGGTCTGCACCCTGGTACGATTACCATACGGCACTAAAAAGAAATATCGCTGTGACTCGGGGTGAAGCCTCTCGTCGGACAAAAAATTCCCCCGCAGCCGCCGCGATTCACCGTCTTCAAACTGCAggctggacaaaaaaaagtgggggACAAAGCAACTTAAAATcgtccttttctccctctctcctgccctctctgtttctttttgttgttcGTCTCTTCTCTCTTCCGCCtgtacatctctctctctctctccctctctctctctccctctgtccctccctTTCTGCCTCCCCTCCCCAGGCAGTTTATATTTAAGTCCTCGAAATCCTACACTTTCTTCTGAGCTTCTGTCATTTGAATATTTAGTCACAAAGTAGtaactgatttatttttttctgtattattattaagtgGCATTTTCTGTAATAAATCTAGAATAGAGACCCTGACTTACTGCTGTCACTCATCCAGACATTCAGGGGCGACCCTGGAAGCGGGACGAATAACAACCAcagactggattttttttttttcggtcttGAAGTGTGTGTATCAGCCAAAGCAGCACTGTACTACCATTTACACAGCAGCGTGCACAGAAACGATGGCTAGACTCCTTCCCAGACGCGGCAAACGCGCGGCGTGAGAGCTCCCAGCCTCAGGCCCTGCTGACCCAGTCCCCCCTCACTGTGAGTGGAAGCGCGCCCAGCTCACCaagatatgaatatgaattatttaaGGCAGCATGTCTGAATCTTACAGTTCAGTAGGCCCAGACGTGCTTtacttaaacacacactgatGGAGACACCCACTGGCACACATTACAGAACGAGGCTACCAGAATCGTCTaattatattgtactgtatttatgtattacCGACCAATGTACATACTTATTCcaatatatttgtttaaaataagcTAAATGTACACAAATGCATTTACAGGCATTTCCAAATTACAGTGGAGGGACTGTCACCCACATAATGGAATGTTTCTATCATGTAATATTTATGCCATAGAGAGTTTGTTTCTCTGcttctcgtgtgtgtgtgtgtgtgtgtgtgtgtgtgtgtacgggtTTTTTAAAGTACTTTTTTAAAGTTTCTACCTCTACGGTCAGTCCTGATACAGCAAGACTTGTCTTGAGGGTGCAGCGTGTACAAGCCACTGGTCAGTACCTTTAGCTGCACGTGCCCGGCCAGGGAGTTTGGTGTGAGAAGACACCTGAGGCAGGTTTAACACGCTGGTCCCTTCCTTAACCATTCTACCTTGCATATCTTAAAGGTCAGCTTGATTGCCAGCGTCAATGATccataataaaaatatgcattGATCCTATTCTGAAACACCTCACTGGTAAGCAAGTCTCTAGGTGTGGTTCAGGAAACCCGTCAATATCAATTCACAATTTCAATTTCCTTCACTCTGGGTTTTAACAGGAAAGCACATTTTTACTGAATGTAAGTAAGCATTGTTGATTTGAATTAACATATGAAAGAAGCTGCACACATTCACTCTTGTACATTTTGAATTGTTCCCTGGGGAACAGTGCAGAGGCTTAAAGACTTTGGTGTTTCCATTTGGTATATGTGTAGTATCACATGGCTGCGTAATAGCTGTCAGTAATGTGAGGAAACCAGTGTTTTCTGCGATGAGTTACATAGCGGACGGGTTATGTGCTTTTCCTCTAAATGAGGTTATAGCAAAGAACAATTAATCTGTTCTAATTTAGTCCATCAgatgtaattttatttgtcacatacagtcatacacggtatgatatgcagttaaatgcttttgcaactgctatagacctcaatattgcaaagtATTTAAGTGAAGatctgcaaatattgcaaacataaccaaatattacaaattaatgtttttaaacataaaatatgtgcaacAGTTTTAAAGATGTCATATTTTTCCTCTCATTTTGTATACACTTGCTAAAATAGGAAGGAAAATGTTAGAACCAGAGGGCTGGGATTCATAGTCAAAATGACCTACATTCAGAGGAACATTTAATGACAATTGGGAAAAGTATGAGAGATGGTAGTGCCAGGAGACATCCAAAACATGATGAAATGGTAGAGATTACGGAGATTAAATTAGGAATAAAACGAGATGTTCATGCCTCAGAGTAAGAGGACTGGGGAAAACAACTATGGGTAATTTTTTTAGGTGCAGTCCCTCCATTTACACAAATCACTTTAAACTGATACCACAGCCTGCTTCCTTTTTTGAAGCAGAACAGATCCACATCATATTAACCATGCGGTGTTGCTTTTTTGTATATTGGCCCAGTACAAAAATGTAGACCAATTTGTTTACTCAGCTCTTATCATAAAATATTCAGTCACTGAGAGACTTATGGTCCACCAGGGAACATAATTCATGCAGTTGACCTGAATGGCTCTTAATCAAAGGTTCATTTTAAGGTTCATTAGTGGAAGTGGCAGATACTGCATTGAAGGGGATAGAATGGCCAAGGTGCATCctgaaatggaataaaaagtGGGTATGATTGCATGTACACATCCTCATTAGTATCTTTGTTCATTTTAAGTGTGATTAAACAGTGTGCACGACTGTTACAGGATGgaacaagaaagaaaaacattgaaCCCTATTAAAAAACACCTTAATCAAATTCTGTCACttcacaaaaagacaaaaaaatgcaaaaagttcATGCAAAGTTCATGATCATTGCACCACAAAGCCTGCCAAACCGTATTATTTCTGGTGTATTCCAGACCTGTATTGCCAACTTCATTATGCAAGAAAGGAAATGAACTCTAATTCTTTCTTCCAAAATGATATTTTGCTCCAAAAACGAACAAAGCCATTTTTGAGTGGCTAATTGTAGGAAAGTGCCTTTGGCTGGCCGCTAGGTGGCAGAGCTGCATAATCTTCCGCTGATGAAAGCACAGAGGCTGAGCTGCACAATGACTCTGGTGTTTCAACAACGGGGCCTTTGATCCCCATTTTTCGCGGTAGcaacatttctgctcttcagaCAGTAATGTGATCAGGCTTCTTGGCTTCTGTCGACTGAGTCAGGGCTTTCTCATTAGGACAGGCATAGAACCCATTCATTCTCTCTGTTTCGCCTTGTCATTGTATTAACCTTTTACCGCCGATCGCAGCTTGTTGTTGCCACTCTTCGTTTATTACCGCTGCCCCTAGACCAATGAGAAGAACAGGAGGGCACATGAAGCACGGAAATCACAAATTCAATTTTGAATGTAGCCAAACAAGGGTCAAACATGTCACGGTCACATGTTTCAGccgatggtgtgtgtgtgtgtgtgtgtgtgtttgtgcatctgTGAGCCTTGATACAGCATGTCTTTGTAAGTCCTTGGCATGCAGACACAGATTGGAGAATCAGAGAGAGCTAATTACCCATGTCCCCCTGGTTATTTCATGTCGATTGTCTATTCTCCGTCTCTCATCATTCTCATTacttcctgcacacac includes the following:
- the ppp1r14bb gene encoding protein phosphatase 1, regulatory (inhibitor) subunit 14Bb isoform X2; the protein is MAAVTSPESSPQPRVYFQTPPGNEEPETPVRKQGRVTVKYDRKELRKRLNLEEWIIDQLTELYDCEEEAIPELEIDVDELLDMQNDCDRASRVKDLLVDCYKPTDDFVTELLDKIRGMQKLSTPQKK